One Beggiatoa leptomitoformis DNA segment encodes these proteins:
- a CDS encoding ankyrin repeat domain-containing protein: MDWTVISTSGYIVGMQKLLTAGFDINTQDTRGNTPLHYACGWGLKDSERQAKRFGIPLNQMEIEHADFVVFLLKNGANPNIHNKQQETPLMSAIYHGRIATIKHLLNSGANVNFQTDSGYTPLMLATYHCYQDIVQLLLDFGADSSVKKTVNSYGATMDVTQYQCKTK; this comes from the coding sequence ATGGATTGGACCGTTATATCTACATCTGGCTATATCGTAGGAATGCAAAAGTTGCTAACTGCAGGTTTTGACATTAATACGCAAGACACCAGAGGAAATACGCCATTGCATTATGCTTGTGGGTGGGGACTCAAAGATTCTGAACGTCAGGCAAAACGGTTCGGTATACCACTAAACCAGATGGAAATTGAACATGCTGACTTTGTAGTTTTTTTGTTAAAAAATGGGGCGAATCCTAATATTCACAATAAGCAACAAGAGACACCTTTAATGTCGGCAATCTATCATGGGAGAATAGCAACCATTAAACATCTTTTGAATAGTGGGGCAAATGTAAATTTTCAAACAGATAGTGGGTACACTCCCTTAATGTTAGCTACCTATCATTGTTATCAGGATATAGTGCAGCTATTACTCGACTTTGGTGCTGATTCCTCAGTAAAAAAGACAGTGAATTCTTATGGGGCAACTATGGATGTAACTCAATACCAATGTAAAACTAAATAG
- a CDS encoding HdeA/HdeB family chaperone — MKKLFGAIALLACLGATPLVNAAGAVDLKNMTCKDLDGMDKETASMMLFWLDGYLSGVTDDTSFDPASLGEFVNNLAKACSDKPDGKVLEFAKEVGISESKN; from the coding sequence ATGAAAAAGTTGTTCGGTGCAATTGCTTTATTGGCTTGCTTAGGCGCAACACCTTTAGTCAATGCCGCTGGTGCAGTGGACTTAAAAAACATGACTTGTAAGGATTTAGATGGCATGGATAAAGAAACGGCATCTATGATGTTGTTTTGGTTAGATGGTTATTTATCAGGGGTAACAGACGACACTTCTTTTGACCCTGCGTCATTAGGTGAGTTTGTCAACAACTTGGCAAAAGCCTGCTCCGATAAACCTGATGGTAAGGTATTGGAATTCGCAAAAGAAGTTGGTATCTCTGAAAGCAAGAATTAA
- a CDS encoding IS5 family transposase (programmed frameshift), with translation MSRRYALTDEQWSKLEPLLPGRKGHVGMTAKDNRLFIDAVLFRYRSGIPWRDLPERFGDFRVVHTRFSRWSKKGVWERVFKILSADADNEYAMIDSTIVRAHQHSSGGGADEAIGRSAGGLSTKINSVVDALGNPTLFFLTAGQASDLEGADALIPQIKANALLADKAYDADERVRDVLKQKSIEPVIPFRKNRLNPPDYDKVLYKARYLIEHFFGKLKQYRAIATRYDKRARNFLSGVYLASTLILLA, from the exons ATGAGTCGTCGCTATGCCTTAACCGATGAACAATGGTCAAAACTAGAACCGCTACTCCCTGGACGTAAAGGACATGTCGGGATGACGGCTAAAGATAACCGCTTGTTTATTGATGCTGTTCTATTCCGTTATCGCAGTGGCATTCCTTGGCGCGACCTCCCCGAACGCTTTGGTGATTTCCGTGTCGTCCATACCCGCTTCAGTCGTTGGTCTAAAAAAGGTGTCTGGGAACGTGTTTTCAAGATACTAAGTGCCGATGCCGATAATGAATATGCCATGATAGACAGCACAATAGTTAGAGCGCATCAACATAGTAGTGGTGGTGGTGCAGATGAAGCCATTGGACGTAGCGCAGGGGGTTTAAGTACCAAGATTAACTCCGTTGTTGACGCACTGGGCAATCCGACCCTTTTTT TTTTGACTGCGGGACAGGCAAGCGACCTTGAAGGGGCTGATGCTCTTATTCCTCAGATAAAGGCAAACGCTTTATTGGCTGATAAGGCTTATGATGCTGATGAACGGGTTAGAGATGTTTTAAAACAGAAAAGCATAGAACCTGTGATTCCGTTCAGGAAAAATCGTTTAAATCCACCTGATTATGATAAAGTCCTTTATAAGGCACGTTATTTAATCGAGCATTTCTTCGGTAAATTAAAGCAATACCGCGCCATAGCTACACGATATGATAAACGCGCTAGGAATTTCTTAAGTGGGGTTTATTTGGCTTCTACCTTGATTCTTTTGGCTTGA
- a CDS encoding type II secretion system F family protein has product MRYKYQALDQQGQEVSGILMAETEREASRQLQKRDLTPLVLTALNNATKNQTKTGKPKRRDYLIVLHELATLLESDVSLIEAVDSLAHSSHHAFITQAFAEIASQLRQGTGFAVALHKSQLQLPWYVYQLLEAGELTGKVPTALRDGVEQMEYETRVAGELRNAMIYPIILILSGIGAVLMIFTVVVPRFANILKTRGDNIPFLAKAVLETGMFLNTHWLWIITGVSVISFLLAYLLSQARVRQQLHDTVARLPLLGVWIVEAETARWSAMMGTLLENRVSLVRALELAGQGVKLPSLQARLTQVNKAVRMGTSLSQALQDNEALSPTGHNLIRAGERSGQLPKMLKSLGKLLEESGRTRMKRMLAIIEPVSILVIGGVIGLIITGVILAITSVNDIKF; this is encoded by the coding sequence ATGCGTTATAAATACCAAGCATTAGACCAACAAGGGCAAGAAGTTAGCGGTATTTTAATGGCAGAAACAGAACGTGAAGCCTCACGCCAACTCCAAAAACGCGATTTAACCCCGCTCGTTTTAACCGCCCTCAACAACGCCACTAAAAACCAAACCAAAACGGGTAAACCTAAACGTCGTGATTATCTGATTGTTCTTCATGAACTCGCCACCCTGCTAGAATCCGATGTTTCTTTAATAGAAGCCGTCGACTCCCTCGCCCACTCATCCCATCATGCTTTTATTACCCAAGCCTTTGCCGAGATTGCAAGCCAACTCCGTCAAGGTACAGGCTTTGCCGTCGCCCTACACAAAAGCCAATTACAACTCCCTTGGTATGTATATCAACTATTAGAAGCAGGAGAATTAACGGGTAAAGTTCCTACCGCCTTGCGCGATGGCGTTGAACAAATGGAATATGAAACCCGTGTCGCAGGCGAGCTACGCAATGCCATGATTTATCCCATTATACTCATTTTATCGGGCATTGGTGCGGTACTAATGATTTTTACCGTTGTAGTGCCTCGGTTTGCCAACATTCTAAAAACCCGTGGCGACAATATCCCCTTTCTCGCAAAAGCCGTCTTAGAAACAGGAATGTTTTTAAATACTCATTGGTTGTGGATAATCACAGGGGTGAGTGTTATCAGCTTCTTACTGGCTTATTTACTCAGTCAAGCCCGTGTTCGTCAACAACTACATGATACGGTTGCGCGCTTACCCCTACTCGGGGTTTGGATTGTAGAAGCTGAAACTGCCCGTTGGTCGGCAATGATGGGAACATTGCTAGAAAATCGCGTGTCTTTGGTTCGCGCCCTAGAATTGGCGGGACAAGGGGTAAAACTGCCAAGCTTGCAAGCCCGTTTAACCCAAGTAAATAAAGCCGTGCGTATGGGAACAAGTTTGTCACAAGCCCTACAAGATAATGAAGCCCTAAGCCCGACAGGACATAATTTAATCCGAGCAGGTGAACGCTCTGGACAATTACCGAAAATGTTAAAATCATTGGGAAAACTATTAGAAGAAAGTGGCAGAACCCGCATGAAACGGATGCTTGCGATTATTGAGCCTGTTTCTATTTTAGTGATTGGGGGCGTAATTGGCCTAATTATTACAGGGGTTATTTTAGCGATTACCAGCGTCAACGATATCAAGTTTTAA
- a CDS encoding IS630 transposase-related protein, with protein sequence MTYSIDFRRKVLKVKQEENLTLAAVAKRFQIAIASVVRWSKVLEAKGTRNRPTKIDMEALKQDVELYPDAYHYERAVRFGITEGGIRHALKRLGISRKKNPQTSQSQPRSTANLPRQNELL encoded by the coding sequence ATGACCTATTCAATAGATTTCCGTAGAAAAGTATTAAAAGTGAAACAAGAAGAAAATCTCACCCTAGCAGCGGTAGCGAAACGCTTTCAGATAGCCATCGCAAGCGTCGTCAGGTGGAGCAAAGTATTAGAAGCCAAAGGGACACGTAACAGACCAACTAAAATAGACATGGAAGCCCTAAAACAAGATGTAGAGTTATATCCAGATGCTTACCATTATGAACGCGCAGTACGGTTTGGAATAACTGAGGGAGGAATTCGCCATGCGTTAAAACGTCTAGGGATTAGCCGTAAAAAAAACCCTCAAACATCCCAAAGCCAACCCCGAAGCACGGCAAACCTTCCAAGACAAAATGAACTGTTATAA
- a CDS encoding DNA translocase FtsK produces MSQARRTRKAPISNSPQQGRIKHGLREIMLISFCFIALYLFFSLSTYSPLDPGWSHTGEAIEVHNKGGVVGAWLADLLFYLFGYFAFLFPIIIGQMGLIIYRGRHLDILADPKTMIVPGIGFILTLTAGCGLAIVHFSAEGMLLPSHAGGILGIAIGKTLQAVFSQLGATLLLIALFFTGITLLTGLSWLRLMDTLGFHTLQYMPIVEQYLVSHVFPQIAIYLKHLFLLIKKSILFIIASLLFLWAAIKSLMALLWDKWQKWQARRAEREYYEEYEYYEEEEDTKTEDKEENDAINPEIAIDAIDKEKTPVIDKLTPKETSVTPPITNNIPTLTDIVYTAPPDVSISPHQHSEPTRSRLEVPLEKETLRTTTSYTPVVLPDLALLNPAPAMDKSSEDSLKEWMVETFQHIGVDADVRIVYPGPVLLGFEVKMFSEVNASRLEELSQLLAQSLNIEKVRMVETQTGVIGVEIPNPERETVYLSELLNATTYQDNTSPLSLVLGKDVRGHAFIIDLTRVPHLLMAGSSPTEKQTILHTLLLSLLYKATPKELQFIVVDSSTKQLNSYDGIPHLLTPLIHNKEAALQALQWCEQEMERRYRLMADTGVRNIEGYNESLLNPDSQAFLENLAASQATLPYIIFVVAELSELILTDMGTKIEEHLTRLAQKARAAGIHLILATQYPSVSVITGMVKSNLPTRIALQVTNKSESRNILGQMGAEALLGQGDMLYNTAGTGTPVRVHGGVVTAEEVHAVLTDLRSKATPRYIDLEITINEK; encoded by the coding sequence GTGAGCCAAGCCCGCCGTACTCGAAAAGCCCCTATTTCTAACAGCCCGCAACAGGGACGCATTAAACATGGGTTGCGTGAAATTATGTTAATTTCATTCTGCTTTATTGCGTTATACCTGTTTTTTTCCTTAAGCACTTATTCCCCCCTAGACCCCGGTTGGTCACATACAGGGGAAGCGATAGAAGTGCATAACAAAGGCGGTGTTGTTGGTGCATGGTTAGCCGATTTGCTTTTCTATCTGTTTGGTTATTTCGCTTTCCTATTTCCTATTATCATCGGTCAGATGGGTCTTATCATTTATAGGGGTCGTCATCTCGATATTCTAGCTGATCCAAAAACAATGATAGTGCCAGGCATTGGGTTTATCCTAACCCTGACGGCGGGCTGTGGTTTAGCCATTGTGCATTTTTCTGCGGAGGGGATGTTATTACCCAGTCATGCAGGCGGTATTTTAGGAATTGCTATAGGCAAAACCTTGCAAGCCGTCTTTAGCCAATTAGGGGCAACTTTATTATTAATCGCGCTATTTTTTACAGGCATTACCCTATTAACAGGCTTGTCATGGTTGCGCTTAATGGACACATTAGGCTTTCATACCCTGCAATATATGCCCATTGTTGAACAATATTTGGTTTCTCACGTTTTTCCACAAATCGCTATCTATCTTAAGCATTTATTTTTACTGATTAAAAAAAGTATATTGTTTATTATTGCAAGCCTCTTGTTTCTTTGGGCAGCGATTAAATCATTAATGGCATTATTATGGGATAAATGGCAGAAATGGCAGGCGCGTCGGGCAGAACGTGAATATTATGAAGAGTATGAATATTATGAAGAGGAAGAAGACACAAAAACAGAAGACAAGGAAGAAAACGACGCAATAAACCCTGAAATAGCAATAGATGCGATAGACAAGGAAAAAACGCCCGTCATTGACAAACTCACGCCTAAAGAAACCAGCGTAACACCGCCTATCACAAATAATATTCCAACTTTAACAGATATTGTTTATACCGCACCGCCTGACGTGTCTATTTCCCCACACCAACACTCAGAACCAACGCGTTCCCGTTTAGAAGTTCCTTTAGAAAAAGAAACCTTACGTACTACCACCTCTTACACGCCCGTTGTGTTGCCCGATTTAGCCCTACTGAATCCAGCACCTGCTATGGACAAGAGCAGCGAAGACAGCCTAAAAGAATGGATGGTAGAAACCTTTCAACATATTGGCGTTGATGCGGATGTACGCATTGTTTATCCCGGCCCTGTGTTACTAGGCTTTGAAGTAAAAATGTTTTCTGAAGTCAATGCCAGCCGACTAGAAGAATTAAGCCAATTACTCGCCCAATCCCTGAATATTGAAAAAGTGCGCATGGTAGAAACACAAACAGGCGTTATTGGGGTAGAAATTCCTAATCCTGAACGTGAAACCGTTTATTTAAGCGAACTACTCAATGCGACTACTTATCAAGACAATACATCACCGCTTTCATTGGTCTTGGGTAAAGATGTACGTGGTCACGCATTTATTATTGATTTAACACGTGTTCCACACCTACTGATGGCAGGTAGCTCGCCTACAGAAAAACAAACCATTTTACACACCCTATTATTAAGCCTGCTGTACAAAGCAACGCCCAAAGAATTACAGTTCATTGTAGTCGACAGTAGCACCAAACAATTAAACAGTTACGACGGCATCCCCCATTTACTCACCCCTTTGATTCATAACAAAGAAGCTGCTTTACAAGCCCTACAATGGTGTGAACAAGAAATGGAACGGCGTTATCGGTTAATGGCAGATACAGGGGTGAGAAATATAGAAGGCTATAATGAATCCTTGTTAAACCCTGATAGCCAAGCATTTTTAGAGAATTTAGCCGCCAGCCAAGCAACCTTGCCCTACATCATTTTTGTTGTCGCTGAACTGTCAGAACTGATATTAACGGACATGGGGACAAAAATTGAGGAACATCTCACCCGTTTAGCACAGAAAGCCCGTGCAGCGGGGATACACTTAATTTTAGCCACACAATATCCCAGTGTCAGCGTAATTACAGGCATGGTGAAATCCAACCTACCAACGCGGATTGCCTTACAAGTAACCAATAAAAGCGAATCGCGGAATATTCTAGGACAAATGGGTGCAGAAGCTCTTTTAGGTCAAGGGGATATGCTTTATAACACGGCTGGAACAGGCACGCCGGTGCGCGTACATGGTGGCGTTGTTACCGCAGAAGAAGTACACGCCGTTCTGACCGATTTACGCAGTAAAGCAACACCGCGCTATATTGATTTAGAAATCACCATCAACGAAAAATAG
- the trxB gene encoding thioredoxin-disulfide reductase: MSEVKHSRLLILGSGPAGYTAAIYAARANLEPVLITGMQQGGQLTTTTEVDNWPADVDGVQGPELMERFQKHALRFDTKIIFDHINKVNLQTRPFQLVGDNGQYTCDALIIATGASAQYLGLPSEETFMGKGVSGCATCDGFFYRNQKVAVIGGGNTAVEEALYLANIASHVTVVHRRDKFRSEKILIDRLMEKVAEGKVTLKLNSTLDEVLGDKTGVTGMRIKHVETSATEDIQLMGVFIAIGHKPNTDLFTGQLDMSNGYISVKTGTSGNATATSIDGVFAAGDVADHVYRQAITSAGTGCMAALDADRYLEQLAK, from the coding sequence ATGAGCGAAGTGAAACATAGTCGTTTACTCATCTTAGGGTCTGGTCCAGCGGGTTATACTGCGGCTATCTATGCAGCTCGTGCAAATTTAGAGCCTGTTCTTATCACGGGTATGCAACAAGGTGGACAATTAACCACAACAACGGAAGTGGATAATTGGCCAGCCGATGTGGACGGTGTACAAGGGCCTGAATTAATGGAGCGTTTTCAGAAACACGCGCTCCGCTTTGATACAAAAATTATTTTTGACCACATTAATAAGGTCAATTTACAAACCCGTCCGTTTCAACTCGTAGGCGATAATGGACAATATACTTGTGACGCACTCATCATCGCAACTGGCGCGTCGGCTCAATATTTAGGTTTGCCTTCTGAAGAAACCTTTATGGGTAAGGGCGTGTCAGGTTGTGCCACATGCGACGGTTTTTTTTATAGAAACCAAAAAGTTGCTGTTATTGGTGGTGGTAATACAGCGGTTGAAGAAGCTCTTTATCTGGCTAATATAGCCTCTCATGTAACCGTGGTTCACCGTCGGGATAAATTCCGCTCTGAAAAAATCCTGATTGACCGCTTAATGGAAAAAGTCGCCGAAGGCAAAGTAACCCTAAAACTTAATAGTACCTTAGATGAAGTTTTAGGTGACAAAACAGGCGTAACAGGAATGCGGATTAAGCACGTTGAAACTAGCGCGACAGAAGACATTCAACTCATGGGTGTGTTCATTGCAATTGGGCATAAACCCAATACTGACCTGTTTACAGGACAATTAGACATGTCTAACGGCTACATCAGCGTAAAAACAGGCACGAGTGGCAATGCTACCGCGACCAGTATTGATGGCGTTTTTGCTGCGGGTGATGTTGCTGACCATGTTTATCGTCAAGCCATTACCTCCGCAGGAACAGGTTGTATGGCGGCATTAGATGCAGACCGCTATCTGGAACAATTAGCAAAGTAA
- a CDS encoding IS630 family transposase, with protein sequence MNCYKQSDRQIVFIDESGFAHDMPRRFGYAPIGKRCSGTQDWNAKGRTNVIGALLNFCLLTVSLVSGAINSDVFFAWITQDLLPKLPQNSVIVMDNATFHKRSDIQQAILDAGHLLEYLPPYSPDLNPIEHKWAQAKTLRKQQHCSIDELFLLNSI encoded by the coding sequence ATGAACTGTTATAAACAATCTGATAGGCAAATTGTTTTCATCGATGAAAGTGGTTTTGCTCATGATATGCCACGCCGTTTTGGTTATGCTCCTATCGGCAAACGTTGCTCTGGCACGCAAGACTGGAATGCAAAAGGACGTACTAATGTCATCGGGGCTTTGCTCAATTTTTGTTTATTAACCGTCTCTTTAGTTTCTGGGGCGATTAATTCCGATGTCTTTTTCGCTTGGATAACCCAAGACTTACTTCCTAAACTCCCTCAGAATTCTGTCATTGTCATGGATAATGCCACTTTTCATAAACGTAGTGACATTCAGCAGGCTATTTTAGACGCTGGGCATCTCTTGGAATATTTACCCCCTTATTCGCCTGATTTAAATCCTATTGAGCATAAATGGGCTCAGGCTAAGACTCTCCGTAAACAACAACATTGTTCTATTGATGAGCTCTTTTTACTGAATTCTATTTAA
- a CDS encoding IS1 family transposase — MLTCPSCKVTHIVKYGKPHTGTQNYKCRECGRRFV; from the coding sequence ATGCTAACTTGCCCTAGTTGTAAAGTGACACATATCGTGAAATATGGAAAACCCCACACAGGGACACAAAACTACAAATGTCGCGAATGCGGACGGAGATTTGTATAG
- a CDS encoding tetratricopeptide repeat protein: MHLLSRWYVQVFLIIIAVIAVYAQTVDVPFYLDDFSSIQENPVIYQWKGTLAELWNFSALRILGYYTFALNFQTHQFELFGYHLVNITIHALAGVAVFAFVRSLMQTPTMRHHLSEQSILWLPILVALLFVLHPLQTQAVTYIVQRLASLAALFYIAALACYLQTRLATTVTKRTIWLIACLILCVCAFFTKQNTATLPLAFLLLELLCFPLHIKRLKIAAGVMVLGLIAGAVLITIILGYNPFSLEAMQALTQETQEISRLIYLATQFSVLWAYIGLFFFPVGQHIDYFYPLATSFWNGQVLFALAGHLMVIGFALSQVRRLPLLVLGILFYYLAHLVESSVIPITDVVFEHRTYLPNLGLCLLSGWFLLEVVFQWFDQRHTVILISIILITLGITTWQRNQLWRDPIALWQDNTTKSPKKERGWVILGKHLIQANRPTEGLQALQNSVTRITNSDGTQSVRITVETMLNMVVAHRMLKQYDQANNLINQALSSPSLRPFDRAKFLVNQGNIFYEQHLYAETEAAYRQAIEYYPEGLTARANLASILAATGREAEAIKIYEEILKIDPNNAIVLENLKTIQSEQYSSVGTTK; encoded by the coding sequence ATGCACTTGCTTTCGCGTTGGTATGTTCAAGTTTTTTTAATAATAATTGCCGTTATTGCTGTTTATGCGCAAACCGTAGATGTTCCGTTTTATTTAGATGATTTTTCATCGATTCAAGAAAACCCCGTTATTTATCAGTGGAAAGGCACGCTTGCTGAGTTATGGAATTTTTCGGCACTGCGTATTTTGGGGTATTACACCTTTGCCTTAAACTTTCAAACTCATCAGTTTGAACTTTTTGGCTATCATCTGGTCAATATTACGATACACGCATTAGCGGGCGTGGCTGTTTTCGCGTTTGTTCGCAGTTTGATGCAGACACCCACCATGCGCCATCATTTATCCGAACAAAGTATATTATGGTTACCCATTCTTGTTGCCTTGTTGTTTGTGTTACACCCGCTACAAACGCAAGCGGTTACTTATATTGTTCAACGTCTAGCGTCGCTCGCTGCGTTGTTTTATATCGCCGCATTAGCCTGTTATTTACAAACCCGTTTAGCAACAACCGTTACCAAACGAACAATATGGTTAATAGCTTGTTTAATCTTATGTGTTTGCGCTTTTTTTACCAAACAAAACACGGCAACGCTTCCCTTAGCCTTTCTCTTATTAGAATTACTCTGTTTCCCCTTACATATAAAACGCTTAAAAATAGCCGCAGGGGTTATGGTACTTGGATTAATAGCAGGGGCGGTGTTGATAACCATTATCTTGGGATACAACCCTTTTTCTTTAGAGGCAATGCAAGCACTTACCCAAGAAACACAAGAAATTTCGCGTCTAATTTATTTAGCAACACAATTCAGTGTGTTATGGGCGTATATCGGATTATTTTTCTTTCCTGTTGGACAACACATTGATTATTTTTATCCACTAGCCACCAGTTTTTGGAATGGACAAGTTTTGTTTGCTTTAGCAGGACATTTAATGGTAATCGGTTTTGCACTTTCTCAAGTAAGACGTTTACCCTTATTAGTTTTAGGCATTTTATTTTATTACCTTGCTCATCTGGTTGAATCTAGTGTTATACCCATTACCGACGTTGTTTTTGAACACCGCACATATTTGCCCAATTTAGGGCTATGTTTACTGAGTGGATGGTTTTTATTAGAAGTGGTCTTTCAATGGTTTGACCAACGACATACCGTTATTCTTATTAGTATCATACTAATAACATTAGGTATTACCACATGGCAACGTAATCAATTATGGCGTGACCCCATTGCATTATGGCAAGACAACACCACAAAATCGCCCAAAAAAGAACGGGGTTGGGTTATTTTGGGTAAACACCTTATTCAAGCAAATCGCCCAACCGAAGGATTACAAGCCTTACAAAATTCAGTAACACGGATTACCAACAGTGACGGCACCCAATCTGTGCGTATCACTGTAGAAACCATGCTGAATATGGTTGTAGCGCATCGCATGTTAAAACAATACGACCAAGCGAATAACTTAATCAATCAAGCCCTCAGTTCGCCGAGCTTGCGCCCATTTGACCGCGCTAAATTTCTTGTTAATCAAGGAAATATTTTTTACGAACAGCACTTATATGCAGAAACAGAAGCTGCTTATCGTCAAGCGATTGAATATTATCCTGAAGGCTTAACCGCGCGAGCCAATTTAGCCAGTATTTTGGCAGCAACTGGTCGCGAGGCAGAAGCGATTAAGATATATGAGGAAATTCTAAAAATAGACCCAAATAATGCGATTGTGTTGGAAAATCTCAAAACAATCCAATCGGAACAATACTCATCGGTAGGTACTACAAAATAA
- a CDS encoding IS1/IS1595 family N-terminal zinc-binding domain-containing protein produces MLTCPSCKATHIVKYGKTRTGTQNYKCRECGRRFVEQPTKKYISQETWAQVDKLLKEKLSLRGIARVTGISGTWLQHYVNGLYAQQRL; encoded by the coding sequence ATGCTAACCTGCCCAAGCTGTAAAGCGACACACATCGTGAAATACGGAAAAACCCGCACAGGGACACAAAACTACAAATGTCGCGAATGCGGACGACGATTTGTAGAACAACCCACCAAGAAATACATAAGCCAAGAGACGTGGGCACAGGTGGACAAGCTATTAAAAGAAAAACTTTCACTGAGAGGAATAGCCCGTGTTACAGGAATCTCAGGCACATGGCTACAACATTATGTCAATGGTTTGTATGCGCAACAAAGACTATAG
- a CDS encoding RHS repeat-associated core domain-containing protein: protein MQTGLIAQRLNYDAFGNIIEDTNPEFQPFGFAGGLYDVDTKLTRFGARDYEAETRRWTSKDPIGFAGGDSNLFGYVANDPVNWVDESGLVGTNPSCSCIATNVNSKTYLLQKNIGLVDIENGHVNLPVGSQTQMRYQKNFEEQNLHLIGLMMV, encoded by the coding sequence GTGCAAACAGGCTTAATTGCGCAACGCTTAAATTACGATGCATTCGGCAATATCATTGAAGATACAAATCCAGAGTTTCAACCCTTTGGTTTTGCAGGTGGGTTGTATGATGTTGATACCAAACTCACACGATTTGGTGCTAGAGATTATGAGGCGGAAACGAGGCGGTGGACGAGTAAAGACCCAATTGGGTTTGCGGGGGGCGATAGTAATTTATTTGGGTATGTGGCTAATGACCCTGTGAATTGGGTTGATGAAAGTGGGTTGGTAGGAACAAACCCGAGTTGTTCTTGTATTGCAACCAATGTAAACTCAAAAACTTATCTTCTCCAAAAAAACATTGGGTTGGTGGATATAGAGAATGGTCATGTGAATTTGCCTGTAGGAAGTCAGACCCAAATGCGATACCAGAAAAACTTCGAGGAACAGAATCTACATCTTATTGGATTGATGATGGTTTAG